The Helianthus annuus cultivar XRQ/B chromosome 16, HanXRQr2.0-SUNRISE, whole genome shotgun sequence genome includes a window with the following:
- the LOC110916039 gene encoding peptidyl-tRNA hydrolase 2, mitochondrial, which produces MFSLCWSERKGLQLRSLIFRLSSLMMGSFRNKSQPSKSPKVNRGWMGRSFQPENFIPGLVIGFIFGILLDLSKPIRRNSSIGTKTIGVKPNSSNPDEDFKMVLVVRQDLKMGQGKVASQCAHAATGLYAKLMQSDQSLLRRWERCGQAKIVVTCKNQQEMNKLLEAAEGIGLPTYVVADAGRTQVSAGSKTVLAIGPGYKSIVDSVTGKQRLL; this is translated from the exons ATGTTTAGTTTGTGTTGGAGTGAACGGAAAGGACTCCAATTGCGGTCTCTGATATTTCGTCTATCTTCCCTGATGATGGGCTCCTTTCGAAACAAATCTCAGCCCTCCAAAAGT CCGAAGGTAAATAGAGGATGGATGGGTCGGAGCTTTCAGCCGGAGAACTTCATTCCCGGACTCGTAATCGGTTTCATTTTCGGCATTTTattggatttatcaaaacccatcAGAAGGAATTCCAGTATAGGAACAAAAACCATTGGGGTAAAACCCAATTCAAGTAATCCTGATGAAGATTTCAAAATG GTTCTGGTTGTTAGACAAGACTTGAAGATGGGTCAAGGAAAGGTTGCATCTCAGTGTGCTC ATGCTGCCACTGGCTTATATGCTAAACTGATGCAAAG TGATCAAAGTCTTTTGCGTCGGTGGGAGCGTTGTGGGCAGGCCAAAATAGTTGTCACGTGTAAAAATCAACAGGAAAT GAATAAGCTGCTGGAAGCAGCTGAGGGGATCGGCCTTCCAACATATGTTGTCGCTGATGCAGGACGCACACAG GTCTCTGCAGGGTCCAAAACCGTTCTTGCTATCGGTCCTG GTTACAAATCCATTGTTGATTCGGTAACGGGGAAGCAACGATTGTTATGA